One Pseudomonadota bacterium DNA window includes the following coding sequences:
- a CDS encoding sigma-54-dependent Fis family transcriptional regulator, which yields MECNKIKMLDSGKAVQENPSSELQESRREVKRLVKNWRALLDIMPDMVFLIREDYIIEYMNTNAIMSFGDLREKICFEGLHHAKSPCIGACPVKMVKREDSRGSAESLEMEIGDKIVEYNFVPFHGYKGDCLILVNMRDITQRKSQEQEIAAFNHNIEDILLCKIEELNESEKTRNHLADQVGALMNQLKVLEYSDEMVGSSKALRKIKDMVSQVAMSDATILITGESGTGKELAANLIRKCSNRHSKPFLKVNCNSINDNLLESDLFGYEKGAFTGAVARKKGKFEIVDGGTIFLDEIGDISPKMQSSLLRILQNGEIIRVGGTEAIHVDVRIIAATNIDLAKAVKEGNFRLDLYYRLNIINITTPSLRERKDDILDLATHFVRHYRKAFKKEIDFMPNSVIDKLLSHDWPGNVRELENVIQRAVLMAQNNTITERDIHFDQGMGGAVQGGIFGPFEERVSREPLKTLLGDIECTIIKNTLDKYEGNVQEAAKILKVGKTALYDKMKRHGLSGKPGKN from the coding sequence ATGGAATGCAATAAAATAAAGATGCTTGATTCGGGTAAAGCAGTGCAAGAAAACCCCAGCAGTGAACTGCAGGAAAGCAGGCGGGAAGTCAAGCGGCTGGTAAAAAACTGGCGCGCCCTGCTTGATATCATGCCGGACATGGTCTTCCTTATTCGGGAGGATTATATCATTGAGTATATGAATACCAATGCCATAATGTCTTTTGGGGACCTGCGAGAAAAAATCTGCTTCGAAGGGTTGCATCACGCAAAAAGCCCCTGTATCGGGGCCTGCCCGGTCAAGATGGTCAAGCGTGAAGATTCCAGAGGCTCGGCTGAGAGTCTCGAAATGGAGATCGGCGATAAAATTGTTGAATATAATTTTGTGCCCTTTCATGGATATAAAGGCGACTGCCTGATTTTGGTCAACATGCGTGATATTACCCAGCGCAAAAGCCAGGAACAGGAAATTGCCGCTTTTAACCATAACATCGAAGATATTCTCCTTTGTAAAATTGAGGAGCTGAACGAAAGTGAAAAGACCAGGAATCACCTGGCCGACCAGGTTGGCGCGCTCATGAATCAGCTTAAAGTTCTTGAGTATTCCGACGAGATGGTTGGAAGCAGCAAGGCTCTCAGAAAAATTAAAGATATGGTGTCGCAGGTTGCCATGTCGGATGCGACCATCCTGATAACCGGTGAATCCGGGACAGGTAAAGAACTTGCGGCAAACCTTATCAGGAAATGCAGCAATCGCCACAGCAAGCCTTTTCTTAAGGTGAACTGTAACAGCATTAATGACAACCTGCTTGAAAGCGACCTGTTCGGCTATGAAAAAGGCGCCTTTACCGGAGCCGTGGCGCGAAAGAAAGGGAAATTTGAAATCGTTGACGGCGGCACGATATTCCTTGATGAAATAGGCGATATCAGCCCCAAGATGCAGTCTTCTCTCTTAAGAATTCTGCAAAACGGTGAAATAATCCGGGTTGGCGGAACTGAGGCCATTCATGTTGACGTACGGATCATTGCCGCAACTAATATTGATCTTGCAAAAGCCGTAAAAGAAGGGAATTTTCGATTGGATCTGTATTATCGCTTGAATATCATAAATATCACGACCCCATCCTTGCGAGAAAGGAAAGACGATATTCTTGATCTTGCCACTCATTTTGTCAGGCATTACCGAAAGGCCTTTAAAAAGGAAATAGACTTTATGCCGAATTCGGTGATTGACAAGCTGCTTTCTCACGACTGGCCGGGAAATGTCAGGGAGCTTGAAAATGTTATTCAGCGAGCGGTGTTAATGGCTCAGAACAATACGATCACCGAGCGGGATATTCATTTTGACCAGGGAATGGGGGGGGCGGTGCAGGGTGGGATTTTCGGACCTTTTGAGGAAAGGGTTTCCAGGGAGCCATTAAAGACGCTGCTCGGCGATATCGAATGCACGATCATCAAAAACACCCTGGATAAATACGAAGGAAATGTCCAGGAAGCTGCAAAAATTCTTAAAGTAGGCAAAACCGCCCTGTATGACAAAATGAAACGACATGGGTTGTCAGGCAAGCCAGGGAAAAATTAA